From Triticum urartu cultivar G1812 chromosome 2, Tu2.1, whole genome shotgun sequence, a single genomic window includes:
- the LOC125535371 gene encoding probable LRR receptor-like serine/threonine-protein kinase At3g47570, producing the protein MAPQVFHTQSLIAPSHHALFLLCAILIFLSSNTIVSTSAQASNKSESDRQALLCFKSGISRDPAGVLGSWRNDSLHFCSWQGVTCSTATPIRVVSIQFRSMQLTGTLSSCIAALSSLVQINLPSNQFSGRIPDEIAELQSLQTLNLAGNKLAGNIPLSVGASASLRYVNLANNSLSGAIPDFLANSSSLSEIILSRNDLSGVIPASLFNSSKLRRADLRWNALFGAIPHFQKMGALQFLGLTWNSLSGTVPTSLGNVSSLRSLLLAQNSLSGSIPVTLARIPNLTMLDLSYNRLSGSIPEEIGKLQSLQTLNLTVNRLSGTIPGEIGELHSLQTLMLADNMFAGNIPLSLGTAASLRYVNLADNYLGGAIPDSLSNSSSLSEIILSRNDLSGVIPANLFNSSKLVAVDLRSNALSGPIPHFQKMDALQFLDLTGNSLSRTVPASLGNVSSLRSLLLAQNNLVGPIPETLARIPNLTMLDLSYNSFSGHVPATLYNMSSLTFFSLRNNTFIGQIPSDIGHSLPNLETLAMGLNQFRGSVPDSLTNMSKLQALDLSSNLLTGVVPSLGFLSDLSLLRLGNNTLEAGDWAFLTSLTNCSQLLSLSVDENILNGSLPRTVGSLSTKLQRLSFGRNQISGNIPAEIGNLVDLALLDMGQNMLSGQIPPSVGNLSNLFILELSRNRLSGQIPSTVGNLPQLGQLYLDDNNLSGNIPATIGQCKRLAMLNLSVNNLDGSIPRELLNISSLSLGLDLSNNNLTGLIPQEIGNLITLGLLDVSNNKLSGSLPSELGRCVTLLSLQMESNMLSGSIPQSFSALKGIQQIDLSENNLTGQVPQYFGNFSSLNYIDISYNKFEGPVPTGGIFGNTTAVSLQGNTGLCETAAAIFGLPICPTTSATKRKINTRLLLIIGPPVTIALFSFLCVAVTVMKGSKTQPTENFKETMKRVSYGDILKATNWFSLVNRISSSHTASVYIGRFEFETDLVAIKVFHLSEQGSRNGFFTECEVLKHTRHRNLVQAITMCSTVDFEGDEFKAIVYEFMANGSLDMWIHPRVHGGSPRRLLSLGQRIRIAADVVSALDYMHNQLTPPLIHCDLKPGNVLLDYDMTSRIGDFGSAKFLSSGIGGPEGLVGVRGTIGYIAPEYGMGCKISTGGDVYGFGVLLLEMLTAMRPTGALCGNTLSLHKYVDLAFPERISEVLDPDMPFEEDPAAASLCMQKYIIPLVSIGLMCTMESPKDRPGMHDVCAKIVAIKEAFVETF; encoded by the exons ATGGCTCCTCAAGTTTTTCACACCCAATCTCTGATTGCTCCATCCCACCATGCACTGTTTCTTCTCTGTGCCATCCTCATATTTCTGTCCTCCAACACAATAGTATCCACATCAGCACAAGCTAGCAACAAATCCGAGAGTGACCGGCAAGCTCTTCTCTGCTTCAAATCTGGCATCTCCAGGGATCCTGCCGGTGTTCTTGGATCATGGCGCAACGACTCACTTCACTTCTGCAGCTGGCAAGGGGTCACCTGCAGCACGGCCACCCCAATCCGTGTCGTGTCCATCCAATTCAGGTCTATGCAGCTCACGGGAACACTATCCAGTTGCATAGCAGCCCTTAGTTCTCTAGTACAGATCAACCTTCCAAGCAATCAATTTTCTGGAAGAATACCTGATGAGATAGCTGAGCTTCAGAGCCTCCAAACCCTGAATCTTGCGGGGAACAAACTTGCAGGTAACATACCTCTGTCAGTAGGTGCGTCTGCATCTCTTAGATATGTCAACCTTGCAAACAATTCTCTTAGCGGAGCTATCCCTGATTTCTTAGCAAATAGTTCGTCACTCAGTGAGATAATCCTCTCGCGTAATGACTTATCTGGGGTGATCCCAGCTAGTTTGTTCAACTCATCCAAACTTCGCCGTGCTGATCTTCGGTGGAATGCTCTCTTTGGGGCTATCCCGCATTTCCAAAAGATGGGAGCTCTGCAATTTCTCGGTCTTACATGGAATTCACTTTCTGGTACTGTACCAACATCTTTAGGCAATGTATCATCCTTGCGTTCCCTCCTGCTAGCACAAAACAGCTTATCAGGATCAATTCCAGTAACGTTGGCTCGAATTCCAAACCTAACAATGCTAGATCTAAGTTACAATAGATTATCTGGAAGCATACCTGAAGAGATAGGTAAGCTTCAGAGCCTCCAAACCCTGAATCTTACAGTCAACAGGCTTTCAGGTACCATCCCTGGGGAGATAGGTGAGCTTCATAGCCTCCAAACTCTGATGCTTGCGGACAACATGTTTGCAGGTAACATCCCTCTGTCATTAGGTACAGCTGCATCTCTTAGATATGTCAACCTTGCAGACAATTATCTTGGCGGAGCTATCCCTGATTCCTTATCAAATAGTTCATCACTCAGTGAGATAATCCTCTCACGTAATGACTTATCTGGGGTGATCCCAGCTAATTTGTTCAACTCATCCAAACTTGTTGCTGTTGACCTCCGGTCGAATGCTCTCTCCGGGCCTATCCCacatttccaaaagatggatgcTCTGCAATTTCTTGATCTTACAGGGAATTCACTTTCTCGTACTGTACCAGCATCTTTGGGTAATGTTTCATCATTGCGTTCCCTCCTGCTAGCACAAAACAACTTAGTAGGTCCAATTCCAGAAACATTGGCTCGAATTCCAAACCTAACAATGCTGGATCTAAGTTACAATAGCTTCTCGGGGCATGTCCCAGCCACATTGTACAATATGTCATCACTCACATTCTTTAGCCTACGCAACAACACATTTATTGGACAGATACCTTCTGACATTGGCCACTCACTTCCGAACCTTGAAACATTGGCAATGGGACTCAACCAATTTCGTGGATCGGTCCCAGATTCTCTGACGAACATGTCAAAGCTGCAAGCGCTTGATCTTTCAAGCAACCTGCTGACTGGGGTGGTGCCATCTCTAGGATTCTTGTCAGACTTGAGCCTACTGCGTCTAGGAAACAACACACTCGAAGCTGGTGACTGGGCCTTCCTTACCTCTCTGACCAATTGCAGTCAGTTGTTAAGTTTATCAGTGGATGAGAATATCCTGAATGGAAGTTTGCCAAGGACAGTAGGCAGCCTTTCAACAAAGCTTCAGCGGTTAAGCTTTGGTAGAAACCAAATTTCTGGAAACATACCCGCAGAGATAGGCAACCTTGTAGACCTCGCTCTGCTTGACATGGGTCAGAACATGCTCTCAGGACAAATCCCCCCGAGTGTTGGGAACTTGAGCAACTTGTTTATACTGGAACTATCGAGGAATAGATTATCAGGCCAGATTCCATCAACGGTTGGTAATCTTCCTCAACTCGGGCAGCTTTATCTTGATGACAACAATTTGTCTGGAAACATACCAGCAACTATAGGACAATGCAAAAGACTAGCTATGCTGAACTTATCAGTCAACAACCTTGATGGATCCATACCAAGAGAACTCCTCAATATATCTTCCCTCTCATTGGGTTTGGACTTGTCAAACAACAACCTGACTGGGCTTATACCACAGGAAATTGGTAACCTGATTACTCTTGGCCTCCTTGATGTTTCCAATAACAAATTATCTGGTAGCCTTCCTTCTGAACTTGGCCGGTGTGTTACATTGTTATCCCTTCAAATGGAAAGCAACATGCTCAGTGGGAGTATTCCTCAGTCTTTCAGTGCACTGAAGGGCATACAGCAGATAGATCTGTCTGAGAACAATTTAACTGGTCAAGTTCCACAGTATTTCGGGAACTTCAGCAGCTTAAATTATATTGATATATCATACAACAAATTTGAAGGGCCAGTCCCAACTGGTGGTATATTTGGAAACACAACGGCAGTATCCCTGCAAGGTAACACAGGGCTATGTGAAACAGCTGCTGCTATATTTGGACTGCCCATTTGCCCCACCACCTCAGCAACAAAAAGGAAGATCAACACACGGCTGCTGCTGATAATAGGTCCACCAGTTACTATTGCTCTGTTCTCATTCTTATGTGTTGCTGTCACTGTTATGAAGGGGAGCAAAACTCAACCAACTGAAAACTTCAAGGAGACAATGAAGAGAGTGTCATATGGTGACATTCTTAAAGCGACCAACTGGTTCTCTTTGGTCAACAGGATCAGTTCAAGTCATACAGCATCAGTCTACATTGGTCGGTTTGAGTTCGAGACAGACCTAGTGGCCATCAAGGTGTTCCATCTTAGCGAGCAAGGTTCAAGAAATGGCTTTTTCACCGAGTGCGAAGTGCTAAAACACACCCGCCACCGCAATCTGGTTCAAGCTATCACCATGTGCTCCACAGTAGATTTCGAGGGCGATGAGTTCAAGGCTATTGTATACGAGTTCATGGCAAACGGTAGCCTGGACATGTGGATACACCCAAGGGTTCACGGAGGCAGCCCAAGGAGGCTACTGAGCTTGGGTCAGCGGATACGTATTGCTGCTGATGTAGTTTCTGCTCTGGACTATATGCACAACCAGCTTACACCTCCTTTGATTCACTGCGATTTGAAGCCAGGAAATGTTCTGTTGGACTACGACATGACCTCACGCATCGGTGACTTCGGATCCGCCAAGTTTCTCTCTTCAGGTATTGGCGGACCAGAAGGCTTGGTTGGTGTCAGAGGAACGATCGGATATATTGCACCTG AATATGGGATGGGATGCAAGATCTCGACAGGCGGTGATGTGTATGGTTTCGGGGTGCTGCTACTGGAGATGCTCACGGCGATGCGACCGACGGGCGCGCTATGCGGCAACACCCTCAGCCTCCACAAGTATGTCGACCTAGCTTTCCCCGAGAGGATCAGTGAGGTTCTAGATCCCGACATGCCATTCGAGGAGGATCCGGCGGCTGCTTCCTTATGTATGCAGAAGTACATCATACCTCTGGTCAGTATTGGCCTGATGTGTACCATGGAATCACCGAAAGATAGACCTGGGATGCACGACGTTTGTGCCAagattgttgccatcaaggaggCATTTGTCGAAACCTTTTGA